The sequence GCCGTCGTGGTCACGACCGGAAATCAGACTTATTTTGGCGCACTGGCCGAACGCGTGACCGCCACCGACCGCACACCCACCGCGTTTCAGCTGGGCGTCAATAAAGTTAGCTGGCTGTTGATTCGTTTCATGATGGTGATGACGCCTATCGTATTCTTCCTAAATGGCTTCACCAAGGGTGATTGGGTGGAGGCATTTTTATTCGGCTTATCGGTGGCGGTCGGCCTGACACCGGAAATGCTCCCGATGATTGTCACGTCCACGCTGGCGAAAGGCGCTGTGGCGCTTTCGCGCAAGAAGGTGATCGTTAAACGCCTTGACGCGATCCAGAATTTTGGCGCGATGGACGTCTTATGCACAGATAAAACCGGAACGTTGACCCAGGACAAAATTTTTCTGGAACGTCATACCGATATTTTAGGCAAGCAAGATGACCTGGTATTGGAATACGCTTACCTGAATAGTCACTACCAGACCGGCCTCAAAAACCTGCTTGACGTTGCGGTCCTGGATCACGCCGAGTTGCAACGTGAAATGGCGCTGGCCTCTGCCTATCGCAAGGTCGATGAAATCCCATTCGACTTTCAGCGTCGCCGCATGTCGGTGGTCGTCAGCGAGCGCGAGGATCATCATGAATTGATTTGCAAGGGTGCCGTCGAAGAGATCGTTTCCGTTTGTACGCATGCCCGCCACAATGGCACTGTGGTGCCATTTAGCGCTGCGCTTTTAAAGGAAATTCACGAGACCACGGCCAGCCTCAACGCGGAAGGTTTGCGGGTAGTCGCTGTCGCTGCCAAAGATTTGCCGCCGACCAAGGAAGTCTATGGCGTGGCCGACGAATCGGATTTGGTCCTGATCGGCTACATCGCTTTTCTCGATCCTCCAAAGGAATCGACCAAGCCCGCGCTGGATGCTCTAAAAAAGCACGGAGTTACCGTCAAAATTCTGACCGGCGACAATCAGCTGGTCACCGCCAAAATCTGTCGCCAGGTCGGCTTGACCGTAGACGGTATGTTGCTTGGCTCGGATGTCGAAGACATGAGCGACGCAGACCTGGCCATTGCAGTCGAAAAAACTACCGTGTTCGCCAAACTCAGTCCCGACCATAAGGAACGGATCGTACGCAGGTTGCATGATAACGGCCACGTAGTCGGTTTCATGGGCGACGGCATCAATGACGCTCCTGCTCTGAGGGCTGCCGACATCGGTATTTCAGTCGACACAGCGGTGGATATTGCCAAGGAAGCAGCGGATATCATTCTGCTGGAAAAGAGTCTGATGGTGCTGGAAGAAGGTGTGCTGGAAGGTCGCAAGACGTTCGCGAACATGCTGAAGTACATCAAAATGACCGCCAGTTCCAATTTCGGAAATGTATTTTCCGTGCTGGTGGCGAGCGCATTCTTACCCTTCTTGCCGATGTTGCCGCTGCATTTGTTAGTACAAAATCTGCTTTATGATATTTCGCAGATTACAATCCCGTTTGATAACGTCGATAAGGAATTTCTGGAGAAGCCGCAGCGCTGGGACCCGAAAGAAATCGGTCGCTTTATGATCTTTTTTGGCCCAATTAGCTCCATCTTCGATATCGCCACCTTTGCTTTGTTATGGTACGTGTTTGGTGCCAATACCACCGAGCACCAAACCCTGTTCCAGTCAGGCTGGTTCATCGAAGGTCTGTTGTCTCAAACGTTGATCGTGCACATGATACGGACCCGCAAAATACCGTTCTTCCAGAGCCGCGCATCCTGGGCGCTGATCAGCATGACGGTCATCATCATGGCGATTGGTATCTTGTTGCCGATGTCGCCGTTAGCGCATTACTTTAAATTGGAAGCATTGCCGTTCAGCTATTTCCCTTGGCTCCTGTTGATTTTGGGTGCGTACGCGGTATTGACCCAGATGATGAAAGGTTGGTACGCTAAACGGTATGGTTGGCAGTAACCGCAACCGATGAACGTTGAACGGCATATTAGTAAGTCTGATAAGCCGTTAAAGAGGTAAAAATAAAAAAAAGACGGACAGCATTTGCTGTCCGTCTTTTTTTGCACTGGTCTTGCGCGTGGATTGCGTGCGCATTGCACATGAATTGCGCGTCACAAAGTTACGATATCAAACCCGCCGCGATATTGATGGATAAACCCAGAATTGCCGAGTTAAATAAAAACGTTAAGACTGACTGCACCAGCACTGTTTTGCGCATTGAACGGGTCATCACACTAACGTCCGAGGTTTGTACCGCGACTGCCAGCGTGAACGAAAAATACAGAAAATCCCAATAATCGGGGTTTTCTTCGCCTTCCGGAAAGCGCAACGGCGCAGCGCCAATACCGGGGCTATAGTAGAGACGCGCGTAATGTAATGTGAACATGGTGCCGACCAGAAACCACGATCCCAGCACGGTCAGGCCGGTAAATAGATAGCGAATTTCTTTCGGCCCCGGCAGAAAGTCTTTGGCTTGCGACAAACCGAAGACGACCGCAGCGATGCTGGCTATCGCGGCAATACAAATGAGCACCAATATCATGGTGTCATTTTCGTCCTCTATCGCAGCGCGTTCTTTTACTTGCAAAGAACCCGCTTTCGCCATCATCCACCACACAGCCAACAGATAGCCCCACACTCCTCCGTTCCAGCTAATCAATACGCGCGTTATCATCGAACCGTTCGGCAACAACGCCCATATGATGGCTCCGAAAATGACGGCGAGGACCAGCCGCGGATGTGTGTGAAAAACGAGGTTACGAATACGCATTCTTCTAAATCCTAAAATGGATGCTGCTGATTTGGGTGACATCCCGACATTCACGCCCGAACATCATAGCGTTATCCTCCCAATTTGGACAAGTTGCCATTAAGATATGGCGACAGTAAATAGGTGATAAAAAGCAACTTGGTTTTCACTAAGGTAGAACACCCCAGTTTAAAAAATAAAAAATAGCCCTGAGATACACCTGAAAATTTTCCTGAAATAACTAAATGACTTGTTAGCAATCTACTTAAGTTTCGTCTGGGAGGTAGGGAGCTACAGTAATAAAAAAAGACTAAGAGACAATCACTCTTGAAAAATCAACTAACCGCCCCTATACTTAGCACTCGTTAGGTGAGAGTGCTAACAATCTCCCTGACCTAGTCACTTTTTCTGTGCGGCACATCGTAAAAAGCCAAACTAATCGGTGCAGTTCCGTTGCTGCGATGTTGCTGCAAAAATTATAACTTGTTGAATTTGAAGGAGTTACACATGAATCTTCGTCCTTTGCATGACCGCCTCGTCGTTAAGCGTCTAGATATTGAAACAAAAACTGCATCCGGTATCGTTCTGCCAGAGGCAGCAGCTGAAAAGCCAGATCAAGGTGAAGTGTTGGCTATTGGTAACGGCAAAATTCTGGAAGACGGCAAAGTTCGCCCAATGGCAGTTAAAGTTGGTGAGCGCGTTTTGTTCGGCAAATATGCAGGTCAGGTTGTTAAGGTCGATGGCCAGGAACTACTGATTTTGCGCGAAGAAGACATTTTCGCTGTCGTCGAAGGTAAGTAATTCATTGTTCAGATTGATCGGAGCATGCCGCCACAAGGCTCTAAGGCGCGCAAGCACGCTTCGGTCTCTATGCTCTACATTCAACCGTATTCAGGAGAATCAACATGGCAGCAAAGCAAGTAATTTTCGGTGATGATGCACGTGCCAAGATCGTTAATGGCGTCAATATCCTAGCTAACGCAGTAAAAGTAACTCTGGGCCCTAAAGGCCGTAACGTGGTTCTGGAGCGTAGCTTCGGTGCTCCTACCGTTACTAAAGATGGTGTTTCAGTTGCTAAAGAAATCGAACTGAAAGACAAGCTGGAAAACATGGGCGCGCAACTGGTTAAAGAAGTTGCTTCCAAGACTTCAGACAACGCTGGTGACGGTACTACTACCGCAACCGTGTTGGCACAAGCAATCGTGCGCGAAGGTTTCAAATATGTTGCAGCCGGTTTCAACCCAACTGACCTGAAGCGCGGTATCGACAAAGCTGTTGTCGCCATCGTTGCTGAAATCAAAGCATTGGCTAAGCCAACGACTACTAGCAAAGAAATCGCACAAGTCGGTTCGATCTCCGCTAACTCCGACACCGATATCGGTGAAATCATTGCCAAGGCAATGGACAAAGTCGGTAAAGAAGGCGTTATCACTGTTGAAGATGGCAAATCACTGGAAAACGAACTAGACATCGTCGAAGGTATGCAATTCGACCGTGGCTACTTGTCACCGTATTTCATCAACAACCAGGAAAAACAAGTTGTTGCTCTGGAACAGCCTTACGTTCTGTTGTTCGACAAAAAAATCTCCAACATCCGTGACCTTCTTCCGGTATTGGAACAAGTCGCTAAGTCGGGCCGTCCGCTGCTGATTATTGCAGAAGACGTCGAAGGCGAAGCACTGGCAACTCTGGTCGTCAACAACATCCGCGGCATCCTGAAAACTGCTGCTGTTAAAGCACCAGGCTTCGGCGATCGTCGTAAAGCAATGCTGGAAGACATCGCTATCCTGACCGGTGGTCAAGTGATTGCAGAAGAAGTCGGCCTGACATTGGAAAAAGTAACATTGGCAGAATTAGGCCAAGCTGCACGTATCGAAATCAGCAAAGAAAACACTATCATTATCGATGGCGCTGGCGAAGCAATCTCGATCGAAGGACGCGTTAAACAAATCCGCGCTCAAATCGAAGAAGCAAGCTCTGACTACGACCGTGAGAAGTTGCAAGAGCGCGTTGCCAAGTTGGCTGGCGGTGTTGCACTGATTAAAGTCGGCGCAGCTACTGAAGTCGAAATGAAAGAAAAGAAAGCACGCGTTGAAGATGCATTGCACGCTACTCGCGCTGCAGTCGAAGAAGGCGTTGTTCCTGGCGGCGGCGTGGCTTTCCTGCGCGCACGTGCTAACGTTAAAAACCTGAAAGGCGACAACGCCGATCAAGATGCTGGTATCAAAATCGTGCTGCGCGCGGTTGAAGAGCCATTGCGTCAGATCGTATTTAACGCAGGCGACGAGCCTTCGGTTGTCATCAATGCAGTTCTGGCCGGTACAGGTAACTACGGTTACAACGCTGCTAACGGTACCTACGGTGACTTGGTTGAGTTGGGTGTTCTTGACCCAGCTAAAGTGACACGTTCAGCATTGCAAAACGCTGCTTCAGTTGCTGGCCTGATCCTGACTACCGATGCAATGATCGCTGAATTACCAGATGACAAATCTGGTGGCGGTATGCCAGGCGGTATGGGTGGTATGGGCGGCATGGGTGGCATGGACGGCATGATGTAATGTGAGATTGATCGTTGATAACCTACTGCGCGACGTAATCTTGTAGTCTGCGATACTCGCCGTACTTGCGTACGGCTGCGTTTCTCGACTACAACCTTACGCCGCTCGCTACGGTTCTCAGCGATCACACAGAGTGGCTGGGTCATCTTCTTTGTAATTTTGGGGATGACTGGTTGCTTCGGATAGAAAGCCCGCGTTTTTTGCGGGCTTTTTTGCGTTTGGGCGTCTTGCTACGCTCGCCTTGCAGGGTTGTCGTCGTTTCTGGTTACATCAGAATTGTTATACGCCTAAGTAATAACAGCATACCTAAAAGATACTTTCCATCAAGACAAAATCCTTATAAAATAAGGACTTACACAAAAATTATATTGGCGGCGGATTGTCGAAGTTGGGGCAGTCAGCTGCCTTTTTTTATTCTGAAATGATAAAAATTCAAGCAGTTACCCAGAGATTCGAGGGCAGCAACGGTCCTGTGGATGCGGTGCGCAATGTCGATTTAACGATTAATAAAGGGGAGATTTTTGGGATTATCGGTCGTAGCGGTGCGGGGAAAAGTACTCTGGTGCGTACGCTCAACCTTCTAAATCGCCCTACTTCTGGCAAAATTATTGTTGATGGCAAGGACTTGACGGCGTTGGACGCCGGCGAGCTTCGCGCTGCTCGACGTGAAATCGGGATGATATTTCAGCATTTTAATTTGCTGTCGTCTCGTTCCGTTTATGACAACATCGCGCTACCGCTGGAACTGGCCGGTTTATCGAAAGCAGAAATCAGCAAAAAAGTAACGCCATTGCTTGAACTGGTCGGCCTGACGGCGTTGAAGGATCGTTATCCGGCACAGATTAGCGGCGGTCAGAAGCAGCGCGTTGGCATTGCACGCGCACTCGCTAATGCGCCGAAAGTGTTGCTGTCGGACGAGGCCACATCGGCGCTCGATCCGGAAACCACTCGCTCGATTCTGGAACTACTTCGCAAGATCAATCAAGAACTGGGTCTGACGATTGTGCTGATTACGCACCAGATGGAAGTCATAAAAATGATTTGCGACCGGATGGCGGTCATGGAAGCGGGTGAAGTCATTGAGCATGGTCAAGTCATCGACATCTTTCGCGCTCCGAAACATCCTGTAACGCGGGCCATGATCGGTGATGTCATTGCCCAGGATTTGCCTGCTGGCGTACTTCAACGATTACGTGCACGATTAGCGCGCAGCGATGCAACTGGCGGTACCGATCATTTGTTCCGGCTTGCATTTACCGGCGATAGCGTGGACCAGCCATTGCTATCGGAAGTGGTACGCAAATTCGATCTGGACTTCAGCATCTTGCACGGTCAGATTGATGAAATTCAAGGCCAGGCGTTTGGTTCGCTGGCAATTTTGGCCAACGGCGGGAGCGATAACATTGCGGCAGCCATGGCTTATTTAAGCGCGCAAGGCGTCACCGTTGAGGAGTTAAATCATGTCATCTGAAATGCTCGATCTATTTCTGTCGTCGTTCGGCGAAACGTTGATGATGGTGGGTATCTCCGGCATTCTCGGTGCCATCCTCGGCATTCCGCTGGGCATCGCGCTCCATCTCACCGGACGCGATGGCGTGCTGCCGAATCTCGCATTTAATCGCATCGCTGGACTGATCGTCAACGCGGTGCGTTCAACTCCTTTCATCATTTTGCTGGTCGCGGTTATTCCATTTACGCGCTTTTTTGTAGGCACCTCGATTGGCACTGCAGCTGCGATCGTGCCATTGACGATTGCATCGGCGCCTTTTGTCGCCCGACTGGTTGAAACGGCGCTTCGTGAGGTCGATCGCGGTTTGATTGAAGCGGCGCAAGCAATGGGCGCATCAACCTGGCAGATTGTCTATAAAGTGCTGGTCCCGGAAGCATTCGCCGGTATCATTGCCGGGCTGACGATTACCTTTGTTAGTTTGGTAGGTTACTCTGCCATGGCTGGCGCGATCGGCGGCGGCGGTCTTGGTGATCTGGGAATTCGCTACGGCTATCAGCGCTTTTTGCCGGAAGTGATGCTGGCGGTTGTATTAATTTTGATTGTGTTCGTGCAGTTAGTACAAACGTTGGGTGACATTCTTGTGCGCCGCCTAAGTCACAAATAAAAAGCAAATAAAATCGCGTACTGTCTTAATTCACATTCAATGCTAGTCAGGCCTCTCAAAAAAACGGAAGCCTGCAAGCTCATTTACAAAAGGAAAGAAAGCAATGAAGCGACGTCAATTAGTCCAATTTTTCGCTGGCTTGAGCATCATCGCGAGCATGGTATCGAATCCAGTTCTGGCGCAAGATAAGCCGATTAAAATCGGTGCTACAGGTGGCCCGCATGCGGAGATTTTGGAGTTGGTTAAAAAGATTGCGGCAAAAGATGGCCTGAATATCCAGATCGTCGAATTCAGCGATTACGTGCAGCCTAATGCGGCATTGGCGGCGGGCGATCTCGATGCGAACAGCTATCAACATCTGCCGTATCTGGAAGCGCAAATCAAAGACCGCGGATATAAACTGACCAATGTGGGTTACACCATCACGTTCCCGATGGGCCTTTATTCGAAAAAAATAAAGTCACCTAAAGACCTGAAAGTTGGCGCACGTATCGGTATTCCGAACGACCCGACCAATGGTGGCCGCGCACTGTTGCTACTGCAAGCGCAAGGACTGTTGAAGCTGAAAGCA is a genomic window of Glaciimonas sp. PAMC28666 containing:
- the mgtA gene encoding magnesium-translocating P-type ATPase encodes the protein MNLNLLKDTFVRFVHAHGMDRHFRRFGGDMFSSTPTPNEVPPTLAQHLLKAARSELPALLDQLHSRTDGLTDSEADAIRLVVGPNEVEHEKPLPWWAHLWQCYKNPFNLLLTVLAAVSFATEDMKATVVIGTMVVLSTLMRFVQESRSNSAADKLKEMVSNTATVLRHDLVADIADEALRYFDATLHPKGARRIELAIKKLVPGDIVQLSAGDMIPADLRLLTAKDLFISQAAMTGESLPVEKFVVHRGDATNNPLELDNLCFMGTNVISGSATAVVVTTGNQTYFGALAERVTATDRTPTAFQLGVNKVSWLLIRFMMVMTPIVFFLNGFTKGDWVEAFLFGLSVAVGLTPEMLPMIVTSTLAKGAVALSRKKVIVKRLDAIQNFGAMDVLCTDKTGTLTQDKIFLERHTDILGKQDDLVLEYAYLNSHYQTGLKNLLDVAVLDHAELQREMALASAYRKVDEIPFDFQRRRMSVVVSEREDHHELICKGAVEEIVSVCTHARHNGTVVPFSAALLKEIHETTASLNAEGLRVVAVAAKDLPPTKEVYGVADESDLVLIGYIAFLDPPKESTKPALDALKKHGVTVKILTGDNQLVTAKICRQVGLTVDGMLLGSDVEDMSDADLAIAVEKTTVFAKLSPDHKERIVRRLHDNGHVVGFMGDGINDAPALRAADIGISVDTAVDIAKEAADIILLEKSLMVLEEGVLEGRKTFANMLKYIKMTASSNFGNVFSVLVASAFLPFLPMLPLHLLVQNLLYDISQITIPFDNVDKEFLEKPQRWDPKEIGRFMIFFGPISSIFDIATFALLWYVFGANTTEHQTLFQSGWFIEGLLSQTLIVHMIRTRKIPFFQSRASWALISMTVIIMAIGILLPMSPLAHYFKLEALPFSYFPWLLLILGAYAVLTQMMKGWYAKRYGWQ
- a CDS encoding DUF1345 domain-containing protein, which gives rise to MRIRNLVFHTHPRLVLAVIFGAIIWALLPNGSMITRVLISWNGGVWGYLLAVWWMMAKAGSLQVKERAAIEDENDTMILVLICIAAIASIAAVVFGLSQAKDFLPGPKEIRYLFTGLTVLGSWFLVGTMFTLHYARLYYSPGIGAAPLRFPEGEENPDYWDFLYFSFTLAVAVQTSDVSVMTRSMRKTVLVQSVLTFLFNSAILGLSINIAAGLIS
- a CDS encoding co-chaperone GroES, coding for MNLRPLHDRLVVKRLDIETKTASGIVLPEAAAEKPDQGEVLAIGNGKILEDGKVRPMAVKVGERVLFGKYAGQVVKVDGQELLILREEDIFAVVEGK
- the groL gene encoding chaperonin GroEL (60 kDa chaperone family; promotes refolding of misfolded polypeptides especially under stressful conditions; forms two stacked rings of heptamers to form a barrel-shaped 14mer; ends can be capped by GroES; misfolded proteins enter the barrel where they are refolded when GroES binds), giving the protein MAAKQVIFGDDARAKIVNGVNILANAVKVTLGPKGRNVVLERSFGAPTVTKDGVSVAKEIELKDKLENMGAQLVKEVASKTSDNAGDGTTTATVLAQAIVREGFKYVAAGFNPTDLKRGIDKAVVAIVAEIKALAKPTTTSKEIAQVGSISANSDTDIGEIIAKAMDKVGKEGVITVEDGKSLENELDIVEGMQFDRGYLSPYFINNQEKQVVALEQPYVLLFDKKISNIRDLLPVLEQVAKSGRPLLIIAEDVEGEALATLVVNNIRGILKTAAVKAPGFGDRRKAMLEDIAILTGGQVIAEEVGLTLEKVTLAELGQAARIEISKENTIIIDGAGEAISIEGRVKQIRAQIEEASSDYDREKLQERVAKLAGGVALIKVGAATEVEMKEKKARVEDALHATRAAVEEGVVPGGGVAFLRARANVKNLKGDNADQDAGIKIVLRAVEEPLRQIVFNAGDEPSVVINAVLAGTGNYGYNAANGTYGDLVELGVLDPAKVTRSALQNAASVAGLILTTDAMIAELPDDKSGGGMPGGMGGMGGMGGMDGMM
- a CDS encoding methionine ABC transporter ATP-binding protein, producing MIKIQAVTQRFEGSNGPVDAVRNVDLTINKGEIFGIIGRSGAGKSTLVRTLNLLNRPTSGKIIVDGKDLTALDAGELRAARREIGMIFQHFNLLSSRSVYDNIALPLELAGLSKAEISKKVTPLLELVGLTALKDRYPAQISGGQKQRVGIARALANAPKVLLSDEATSALDPETTRSILELLRKINQELGLTIVLITHQMEVIKMICDRMAVMEAGEVIEHGQVIDIFRAPKHPVTRAMIGDVIAQDLPAGVLQRLRARLARSDATGGTDHLFRLAFTGDSVDQPLLSEVVRKFDLDFSILHGQIDEIQGQAFGSLAILANGGSDNIAAAMAYLSAQGVTVEELNHVI
- a CDS encoding methionine ABC transporter permease; this encodes MSSEMLDLFLSSFGETLMMVGISGILGAILGIPLGIALHLTGRDGVLPNLAFNRIAGLIVNAVRSTPFIILLVAVIPFTRFFVGTSIGTAAAIVPLTIASAPFVARLVETALREVDRGLIEAAQAMGASTWQIVYKVLVPEAFAGIIAGLTITFVSLVGYSAMAGAIGGGGLGDLGIRYGYQRFLPEVMLAVVLILIVFVQLVQTLGDILVRRLSHK
- a CDS encoding MetQ/NlpA family ABC transporter substrate-binding protein, producing the protein MKRRQLVQFFAGLSIIASMVSNPVLAQDKPIKIGATGGPHAEILELVKKIAAKDGLNIQIVEFSDYVQPNAALAAGDLDANSYQHLPYLEAQIKDRGYKLTNVGYTITFPMGLYSKKIKSPKDLKVGARIGIPNDPTNGGRALLLLQAQGLLKLKAGAGLQATPLDIADNPKKLKIVEIDAAQLPRSLDDLDAAAINGNFAEKAGLSPTKDGIAIEAARGPYANVIAVRTEDKNKPWVAKLLKAYHSPEVKQYVLEQYKSSVIPSW